DNA from bacterium:
CCACGGTGTGGACGACGACGGTCCTGCTCACGCCCGGCCGCTACACGTACGCCTTCGTCGTGGACGATTCCACCTGGGTGCTCGACCCGCGCGCGCCGCGCGCGTCGGACCCGGATTACGGCGTGGACAGCTCCGTGCTGCTCGTGGGGCGGGAATGAGAACGTTGCCCTTCCTTCTCGGCTGCGCCGCGGTGACGGCGCTCGCGTCCGCCGCCGCTGCGCAGGACCCGCGGCTCGAAGAGAAGTTGGACCCGGCGACGCGGCGACAGGTCGCCGCGGTCATCGAGCGGGCGCGCGGCCGCGGCCTCCCCGTCGAGCCGCTCGTGGACAAGGCGCTCGAAGGCGTGGCCAAGCGGGCGCCAGGGCCGCGCATCGTCAGCGCGGTGGCGCGGCTGTCCGAGCGTCTCGAGGCCGCCCGCGAAGCGCTCGGTCCGAACGCGACGCCCGCCGAGGTCCGGGCCGGCGCCGAGGCCCTGGCCGTCGGAGTACCGGACAGCGCGCTGCGGGAGCTTCGCGCTGCCGCCCCCGGCGTGTCGCTCGCCGTGCCGCTCGGCGTGTTGACGCAGCTCGTCTCTCGCGGCGTCGCCGTGGACCGCGCCGCCGCGACCGTCCTCGACCTGCTGCGCCGCGGCGCGCGGCCGTCGCAGCTCATCGCCCTGGGCGAAGCGGTGCAGCAGGACATCGCGCAGGGGATGGCGCCCGCAACGGCACTGGATGTGCGTCTACGCGGCATCCTGGGCGCGCTCCCGCCCAGCGGCGGCGCGTCCATCACCACCATCGGCGTGGACAAGCCGCCCCGGTGAACTCGCCCTCACGGTCATCCCCGCGGCCGCCGCTCGCGGCCTGTCTGCTCGTGGCGCTGGGCGCGCTGCTGGCCCCCCGGCACGCCGCCGCCCAGCACCGCGCCACGCTGGATTTCGGCCTCGCCCGGATCTCGCAGGCGGACATCGTGGACGAGGCCGCGCTGACGTTCGCCTACTATCTGGAGTCCCGCTACTCGCGGCTCACCTTCGCCTCCAGCGGCATCGGCTCGCTGGCGACGGGCGGCCAGTCCGCCGCGCAGGGCGGCGTCGGCGCGTTCTGGCTGCTTCCCCGCTCGCCGCTCGGGATCCCCGAGCTCAGCGCGTCCCTCAGCGCCGCGCGCTTCCAGGACGGCGAGGGGGCGACCGCGCGGTCCGTCGCGCTGCGACAGATCTGGGGCGGCGTGCGACACGGCGTGTGGCTCGGCGGCCGCACCGGCGACGTTCTGAGTCAGGGCAACCGGTTCGGCACCCACAGCATCGAGGCCGGCTCGTGGATCGTGGGGCGCGGCGTCGAGCTGTCCGCGACGCTCTCCACCACCTGGACGCGCACGGCTACGTGGCACTTCGACCCGATCGGGCAGCAGAGCGTCATCACCGTGCCGGTGCGCTACGCCGATGCAGCGGTGCGGGCTCGCCTCGAGCGCCCGCGCTTCGAGCTCGAGGTGAGCGGCACCGCGCGTCGCGGTATCCTGAACGCGGAGGCGTTCGACTTCGCCGCGCACGGCGCCGCGACGTGGCACTTCAACCGGCGGCTCGCGCTCACGATCGCGGCGGGCGATCACCTCCGCGATCCCACGCGCGGCGTGCCCGCGACCGGCTTCGCGATGGTGGCGCTACGCATCACCGCGCTCGGTGAGCGGGGCAAGGCGCTCGCCGCCGGCAAGGGCGCCGGCGCCGCCGTCACCGTGTCGGCCGAGGCCGGCGGCGCGCTTCGCGTCCACGTCTACGGCGACGCCAAGGTGGTGGAGGTGATGGGCGCGTTCAGCGGCTGGCAGCCGCTCCGCCTCGAGCGCGACGGCGACGTCTGGCTCCTGCCTCGCCGCCTCCAGAGCGGTCTGCACCGCATCCTCGTCCGCGTTGATGGCGGCGAGTGGCGCACGCCGGACAACCTCCCCCGCGCCGAGGACGAGTTCGGGACGATGGTGGGGCTGCTGGTGGTGCCGTGAGACGCGCGACGCCTCTCAGGTCCGCCCTCCGAGCAGCGGCGCCAGCACGATGCCGGTGAAGTCCTGCACGAAATGCAGCACGACCGGCGCGACGATGCTCCCACGCCACAGGTAGATCACCGCCAGCAGGACGCCGATGGCGCCGACCGCGACCGTGCCGCCCACGCCCTGGTAGCCGTGACCCAGTCCGAAGATCACGGACGACAACACCACCGCCACCGGCACGCTGCCGGTCAGCGAGCGCAGCCGCAGCAGGAGGTAGCCGCGGAAGATGGTCTCCTCCGCGACGGCGATGACGGCGACCAGCACGACGCCCATGGCGAACTCCGCTCCGCCCGCCGGGAGCGTGAAGGGCGCGGCCGGCGCCCTCCTGCCCAGCAGCCCCAGGGCGTTCAGGACCACGGCCAGCACGCCCTGGAACACGATGAACGGGATCACCAGCGCGACACCGACCACGGCCTCTCCCGGCAGATCGCTCCGTCGCCACCCGATCCGGCCATACGGCTCGCCGTTCCGCCACACGAAGTAGAGGACCAGCGCGAGCAACGCGGCATCGCTCAGGATCGAGGCCAGCGCGAAGACTGCGAAGCCCGGCTGCGACTGCGGCGAAGTCAGCCGGCTCAGCAGCAGCGAGGGCAGCAGCAGGAGCAGGAAGGCGCCGAGCTCGCGTACCTGCACGGCGCTCGAGGGAGCGGCGCCGTCGTCGTCGCCACGGACCCGATCATCGATCACGGTGCCGCCGATCCAGCGCTGCAGTTCACTCCCGCCCGGGGCGCACCGGCGATCCACGGATGGATCGGCGCACGGCTGGCCCCCGCGTCCGGCCGAACGCCCTCCGCAGCATAGCGCGTTCCACCGGGCGGCTCACCGGCCTTGACCACCGACGCTCCCGGACCGAATCGTCCGCCGGTCCCGGCGGCCTCGGCGTTGAGGGATCGTTGCCGGGCTTCGTGACCCGAGATCGAGGCGGTGGGCGACATGCGATTCGGAGCGTTCCTCTCCCGCACGAGCCTCCTGGCTGCGCTGACCGTTGGTCCCGTCCTGACGCCGGTCCTCCCCCTCGCCGCCGTTGCGCAGCAGGCAAGCCCGGCGCGGCCGGTCTTCCGGGATGGACAGGCGCAGGTCGTGCCCGCGTTCCAGGACCCCGCGTCGTGGATCCGCGAGGAGCTGTGGGTCGAGACGGAGTTCGACTCCGACGGCGACGGCCGGCGGGACCGCGTGCACGTCTCCGTCGTGCGGCCGCGTCAGACGGAGACCGAGGGGCTCAAGGTCCCGGTCATCTACGAATCGAGCCCGTACTACTCGGGCACGTCGGCAGGCGCGCAGTACCTGTGGGACGTGCGGCAGGAACTGGGCGAGCCGCCGCCGCCGCGGAAGAACCAGCCGCCGGTCCAGCGTCGAGTGCGGCCGTACATCTCGGACTCGCACGTGGCGGACTGGGTCCCGCGTGGGTTCGCGGTGGTGCATTCGGAGGCGCCCGGAACGGGACTGTCCCAGGGCTGCCCGACGGTGGGCGGCGAGGTGGAGGCACTGGCCCCCAAGGCGGTGATCGACTGGCTGAACGGACGGGCGCGCGGCTTCACCACGCCCGACGGCGATGAGGAGGTCTTCGCCCACTGGTCCACGGGCAAGGTCGGGATGATCGGCACGTCGTACAACGGCACGCTGGCGGTCGCCGCGGCGTCCACGGGCGTGGAGGGGCTGGAAGCGATCATCCCCATCGCGCCCAACACCTCGTACTACCTCTACTACCGGCAGAACGGCCTCATCGTGCACCCCGGAGGGTGGCTGGGCGAGGACATTGATTTCCTGTACGACTTCATCAACAGCGGCGACCCCGAGCGGCGCGCGTACTGCAACGCGACGATCCGCGATGGCGAGTTCGCCGCCGGGATGGACCGGGTGACGGGAGACTTCAACGACTTCTGGGCGAGCCGTCACCTGCTCGGGCAGCTCGACCGCGTGCGGGCGGCGACGCTCATGGCCCACGCCTTCAACGACTGGAACGTGAAGCCCGAGCACAGCGTGCGCGCGGCCGAGATCCTGAAGGCCCGCGGCGTGCCGGTCCAGTACTACTTCCACCAGGGCGGCCACGGCGGCGCGCCGCCGTTCGAGCTCATGAACCGCTGGTTCACGCGCTACCTGTACGGGGTCGAGAACGGGGTGGAGAACGACCCGCGCGCATGGATCGTCCGTGAGGGCGATGATCGCCTGGATCCGACGCCGTACCCGGACTACCCGCATCCCGATGCCGCGCCGGTCACGCTCCGCTTGACGCCGGGCGGCAAAGGGCAGGGCGGCCTGAACGGCATTGGAGGGCTGGTGGTGGGCGGCGGGCCCGAGATGGCGCCGGAAGGGAGAGCCGCAGGCGCCGGGCAGCGCACGGAGACGCTGGTCGACGACGTCTCTTACGACGGCCCAGCCCTCGCCAAAGCCGAGTGGTCGAATCACCGGCTGCTGTACGCGACGCCGCCGCTCACCGAGCCGGTGCACATCTCCGGCACGCCGCGCATCACGATCCGGCTCGCCTCGAGCAAGCCCGCGGCGAACCTGTCCGTCTGGCTGGTCGCGCTGCCGTGGACCGACAGCCCCCGCCTCACCGATGACCTCATCACCCGCGGCTGGGCCGACCCGCAGAACCACAGGTCCATCCGCGAGAGCGAGCCCCTGGGCCCCGGGCGCTTCTACGAGCTGACGTTCGACCTCCAGCCCGATGACCAGGTGATCCCCGTGGGCGAGCGGATCGCGCTGATGATCTTCTCGAGCGACCGCGACTTCACGCTCTGGCCGTCACCCGGGACGG
Protein-coding regions in this window:
- a CDS encoding Xaa-Pro dipeptidyl-peptidase, producing MRFGAFLSRTSLLAALTVGPVLTPVLPLAAVAQQASPARPVFRDGQAQVVPAFQDPASWIREELWVETEFDSDGDGRRDRVHVSVVRPRQTETEGLKVPVIYESSPYYSGTSAGAQYLWDVRQELGEPPPPRKNQPPVQRRVRPYISDSHVADWVPRGFAVVHSEAPGTGLSQGCPTVGGEVEALAPKAVIDWLNGRARGFTTPDGDEEVFAHWSTGKVGMIGTSYNGTLAVAAASTGVEGLEAIIPIAPNTSYYLYYRQNGLIVHPGGWLGEDIDFLYDFINSGDPERRAYCNATIRDGEFAAGMDRVTGDFNDFWASRHLLGQLDRVRAATLMAHAFNDWNVKPEHSVRAAEILKARGVPVQYYFHQGGHGGAPPFELMNRWFTRYLYGVENGVENDPRAWIVREGDDRLDPTPYPDYPHPDAAPVTLRLTPGGKGQGGLNGIGGLVVGGGPEMAPEGRAAGAGQRTETLVDDVSYDGPALAKAEWSNHRLLYATPPLTEPVHISGTPRITIRLASSKPAANLSVWLVALPWTDSPRLTDDLITRGWADPQNHRSIRESEPLGPGRFYELTFDLQPDDQVIPVGERIALMIFSSDRDFTLWPSPGTELTIDLDGTWLELPVVGGEEAWRRAVGRGGERR